A stretch of Fusobacterium periodonticum ATCC 33693 DNA encodes these proteins:
- a CDS encoding chromate transporter: MIYLKLFFVFFKVGLFSFGGGYAILPLMQHEVVDVNKWISFHEFMEIVAVSQITPGPISINLATHVGYRIAQTIGSTIATFSVVLPSIIIMTIIVVFLKKFSNLPVVKRTFAALRITVVGLILAAAIALFVKDNFIDYRSYVIFASVLIGGLFFKIGSITLIISSGLAGLLLYYIF, from the coding sequence ATGATATATTTAAAATTATTTTTTGTATTTTTTAAAGTTGGACTTTTTAGTTTTGGTGGAGGCTATGCAATACTTCCTCTTATGCAACATGAGGTTGTTGATGTAAATAAATGGATAAGCTTCCATGAATTTATGGAGATTGTTGCCGTTTCTCAGATTACTCCAGGTCCCATATCAATAAATTTAGCAACTCATGTAGGATATAGAATAGCTCAAACTATAGGCTCAACTATTGCAACTTTTAGTGTTGTCTTACCGTCTATAATAATAATGACTATCATAGTTGTATTCTTAAAAAAGTTCAGTAATCTACCTGTTGTAAAAAGAACTTTTGCAGCTCTAAGAATCACTGTTGTAGGACTTATTTTAGCAGCAGCCATTGCTCTTTTTGTCAAAGATAATTTTATAGATTACAGATCATATGTTATATTTGCTTCTGTTCTGATAGGTGGGCTATTCTTTAAGATAGGAAGCATCACTTTAATTATCTCGTCAGGACTAGCCGGCTTATTGCTTTATTATATTTTTTAG
- a CDS encoding chromate transporter → MKKNKIIDIFILFFKIGAFTIGGGYAMLSLIEDEIVNKKNWLEKEEFVDGMAIAQSIPGVLAVNISLITGYKIAGFLGMFAGMLGAILPSFFIVLFLSQILLAIGNHPIVIAIFNGIKPAIAALILISVYRIAKSANINKYTFIFPIIIAILIRYFGVSPIIIILATMILGNIFFLLKEKSKKEKEDDEL, encoded by the coding sequence TTATAGATATCTTTATACTATTTTTTAAAATAGGAGCTTTTACTATCGGAGGAGGCTATGCTATGCTTTCTCTGATAGAAGATGAAATAGTAAATAAAAAAAATTGGCTTGAAAAAGAGGAGTTTGTAGATGGAATGGCTATTGCACAATCTATTCCTGGAGTTCTTGCTGTTAATATATCTCTTATAACAGGATATAAAATAGCAGGATTTTTAGGAATGTTTGCTGGAATGCTAGGAGCTATTCTACCTTCTTTTTTTATAGTACTATTTTTAAGTCAAATTTTACTAGCTATTGGGAATCATCCTATAGTTATTGCCATTTTTAATGGTATAAAACCAGCTATTGCGGCTCTTATATTAATTTCTGTATATAGAATAGCTAAATCTGCAAATATAAATAAATATACCTTTATTTTTCCTATTATAATTGCTATATTAATTAGATATTTTGGAGTTTCTCCTATTATCATAATACTTGCTACTATGATATTAGGAAATATCTTTTTTTTACTTAAAGAAAAATCTAAAAAAGAAAAAGAAGATGATGAACTATGA